One genomic region from Frateuria soli encodes:
- a CDS encoding paraquat-inducible protein A: MSRAPRAQELGIIGCHVCGLVCRTPAGDGAGCPRCGAALHRRKRNSIARTWALLLAAFILYIPANVLPIMRTVSLGDVDDNTIISGVVELWIKGSPSLAAIVFAASIVVPMTKFLVLGTLLLSTQRGSRWALRQRASLYRAVEFIGYWSMLDVFVVALLTALVRFGFLSQVEPLPGVVFFGLTVVLTMFASMSFDPRLMWDISDDD, translated from the coding sequence GTGAGCCGGGCTCCGCGCGCGCAGGAGCTGGGCATCATCGGCTGCCATGTCTGCGGGCTGGTCTGCCGCACACCGGCGGGCGATGGCGCGGGCTGCCCTCGCTGCGGTGCCGCGCTGCACCGGCGCAAGCGCAACAGCATCGCGCGCACCTGGGCGCTGCTGCTTGCGGCGTTCATCCTCTACATCCCGGCCAACGTGCTGCCGATCATGCGCACGGTGAGCCTGGGCGACGTCGACGACAACACCATCATCAGCGGCGTGGTGGAGCTGTGGATCAAGGGCTCCCCGAGTCTGGCGGCGATCGTGTTCGCGGCCTCGATCGTGGTGCCGATGACCAAGTTCCTGGTGCTGGGCACGCTGCTGCTGTCCACGCAGCGTGGCAGTCGCTGGGCACTGCGCCAGCGGGCGAGCCTCTACCGCGCGGTGGAGTTCATCGGCTACTGGTCGATGCTGGACGTGTTCGTGGTGGCCTTGCTCACCGCGCTGGTGCGCTTCGGCTTCCTGAGCCAGGTCGAACCGCTGCCGGGCGTGGTGTTCTTCGGCCTGACCGTGGTACTTACGATGTTCGCCTCGATGAGCTTCGACCCCCGGCTGATGTGGGACATATCCGACGATGACTGA
- a CDS encoding intermembrane transport protein PqiB: MTEQTPREDLPEPVVRKHRFSLSLIWLVPVLAALVGLSLVVHAWLQAGPQITITFQTAEGLESGKTPVKYKNVVIGKVTGLDLTDDRERVRVTVALNKSAESFATRGTRYWVVRPRIGLGGVSGVDTLLSGAFIGTDVGDSKEEQYDFKGLEMPPAVLHGAPGKSFVLHTDDLGSLDIGSPVYYRRIQVGRVVSYSLDKDGKGVSLRIFVDGPNDRFVTRDTRFWNASGVDVSLSANGLKLNTQSLATVIAGGVAFSDPRGPHDNTPAAEDADFALFDDEATALSPPDGPPRYIRMRFNQSLRGLAVDAPVEFLGVNIGRVVSINLDYEARDKRFPLTVGAVIYPRRLGQAYEKLAAKAGMKDGRVDLGRMFGPLVARGLRAQARTGNLLTGQLYIALDFVPKAPKAHFDEAATPVDLPTAPGSFDKLQEQLADIVNKVQKIPFDSIGRNLDQTLAELDRTLKQVNSGVLPELKGTLKDAQRTLGSADNALSADSPLQQNLGGTLEELRRMARSLRALTDYLGVHPEALIRGRPDDPPPAPPERTRPRAPQGSKP; the protein is encoded by the coding sequence ATGACTGAGCAGACCCCGCGCGAGGACTTGCCCGAGCCGGTGGTGCGCAAGCACCGCTTCAGCCTCTCGCTGATCTGGCTGGTGCCGGTGCTGGCCGCGCTGGTCGGCCTGTCGCTGGTGGTGCACGCCTGGCTGCAGGCGGGTCCGCAGATCACCATCACGTTCCAGACCGCCGAGGGCCTGGAGTCCGGCAAGACGCCGGTCAAGTACAAGAACGTGGTGATCGGCAAGGTGACCGGCCTGGACCTGACCGACGACCGCGAGCGCGTGCGCGTGACGGTGGCGCTCAACAAGAGCGCCGAGAGTTTCGCCACCAGGGGTACGCGTTACTGGGTGGTGCGTCCGCGCATCGGCCTGGGAGGCGTGTCCGGCGTGGATACGCTGCTTTCCGGAGCCTTCATCGGTACCGACGTGGGCGACTCCAAGGAAGAGCAATACGATTTCAAGGGGCTGGAAATGCCGCCGGCCGTGCTGCACGGCGCTCCGGGCAAGAGCTTCGTGTTGCACACCGACGACCTGGGCTCGCTGGATATCGGCTCGCCGGTGTACTACCGACGCATCCAGGTCGGTCGGGTGGTGTCCTACTCGCTGGACAAGGACGGCAAGGGCGTATCGCTGCGCATCTTCGTCGACGGTCCGAACGACCGCTTCGTCACCCGTGACACGCGCTTCTGGAACGCCAGCGGCGTCGACGTCTCGCTGAGCGCCAACGGCCTGAAGCTCAACACGCAGTCGCTGGCGACGGTGATCGCCGGCGGCGTCGCCTTCAGCGATCCGCGCGGGCCGCACGACAACACGCCCGCCGCCGAGGATGCGGATTTCGCCCTGTTCGACGACGAAGCTACCGCGCTGTCCCCGCCGGACGGGCCGCCGCGCTACATCCGCATGCGCTTCAACCAGTCGCTGCGCGGGCTGGCGGTGGATGCGCCGGTGGAGTTCCTTGGCGTCAACATTGGCAGGGTGGTGTCGATCAACCTCGACTACGAAGCCCGTGACAAGCGCTTCCCGCTCACGGTGGGCGCGGTGATCTACCCGCGGCGGCTGGGCCAGGCCTACGAGAAACTGGCCGCGAAGGCGGGTATGAAGGACGGTCGCGTCGACCTCGGGCGGATGTTCGGTCCGCTGGTCGCGCGCGGCCTGCGGGCGCAGGCGCGCACCGGCAACCTGCTGACCGGCCAGCTCTACATCGCGCTGGATTTCGTGCCCAAGGCACCGAAGGCCCACTTCGACGAGGCCGCCACGCCGGTCGATCTGCCCACCGCGCCCGGCAGCTTCGACAAGTTGCAGGAGCAGCTGGCTGACATCGTGAACAAGGTTCAGAAGATCCCGTTCGACAGCATCGGCCGCAACCTCGACCAGACGCTGGCCGAACTGGATCGCACGCTCAAGCAGGTCAACTCCGGCGTGTTGCCGGAGCTGAAGGGCACGCTCAAGGACGCGCAGCGCACGCTGGGCAGCGCCGACAACGCGCTGTCGGCCGATTCGCCGCTGCAGCAGAATCTGGGCGGCACGCTGGAGGAACTGCGCCGCATGGCCCGTTCGCTGCGTGCGCTGACCGATTATCTGGGCGTGCACCCGGAAGCGCTGATCCGCGGCCGGCCGGACGACCCGCCGCCTGCGCCACCCGAGCGCACCCGGCCGCGCGCACCGCAAGGGAGCAAGCCATGA
- a CDS encoding PqiC family protein: MIRTRHLPAAALALGLAACASEPAHYYTLLAPAPAEAGTASPAPFDFELVPVGIPAQVDQPQLVIRQGGQAVAPLSGERWIAPLADEVRAALSADLAQALHARDVTGLSSGGKPRLRIKVDLRRFDSDPGNYALVDAAWSVRQLQGDAMLACTGQFREPVGTGYGALVEGHQRALARLAEEIAQVAGSVAAGQSPACPVVGRGE; this comes from the coding sequence ATGATCCGTACGCGACACCTGCCGGCCGCTGCGCTGGCGCTGGGGCTGGCCGCCTGCGCCTCCGAACCGGCGCACTACTACACGTTGCTGGCGCCGGCCCCGGCCGAGGCAGGCACGGCGAGTCCCGCACCGTTCGATTTCGAACTGGTGCCGGTCGGCATTCCGGCCCAGGTCGACCAGCCGCAGCTGGTGATCCGCCAGGGCGGGCAGGCCGTGGCGCCGTTGTCCGGCGAGCGCTGGATCGCGCCGCTGGCGGACGAGGTGCGGGCGGCACTGTCGGCCGATCTCGCCCAGGCGCTGCATGCCCGGGACGTCACCGGTTTGTCCAGCGGTGGCAAGCCGCGGCTGCGCATCAAGGTCGACCTGCGTCGTTTCGATTCCGACCCGGGCAACTACGCACTGGTGGACGCGGCCTGGAGCGTGCGCCAGTTGCAGGGCGACGCCATGCTCGCCTGCACCGGCCAGTTCCGTGAGCCGGTTGGGACCGGTTACGGCGCGCTGGTCGAAGGCCACCAGCGCGCGCTGGCGAGGCTCGCCGAAGAGATCGCCCAGGTCGCCGGGTCGGTCGCGGCCGGCCAGTCACCCGCCTGTCCCGTGGTGGGCCGGGGCGAATAG
- the lptE gene encoding LPS assembly lipoprotein LptE: MNRLFRASLLLCTLALSACGFHLRQSAALPPWMQRMHLTVSGGGSLQRDLARALEDSGVTIEEEGGPGIAELKIPVAAFDTDTLSVSGGARVTEYSVRYQVRFEVDDSNGQSLVALQRIDMSRDFSYDALNTVGTDAQIEEIRRSLNDDMVQAILFRLQAAGRHQLAEPATAPGAG, translated from the coding sequence ATGAACCGTCTGTTCCGAGCCTCGCTGCTGCTCTGCACCCTCGCGCTGTCGGCGTGCGGCTTCCATCTGCGCCAGAGCGCCGCGCTGCCGCCTTGGATGCAGCGCATGCACCTGACCGTGAGCGGCGGCGGCAGCCTGCAGCGCGACCTGGCCCGTGCGCTGGAGGATTCCGGCGTCACGATCGAGGAGGAGGGCGGCCCCGGCATCGCCGAACTGAAGATCCCGGTCGCGGCATTCGACACCGACACGCTGAGCGTCAGCGGCGGTGCGCGCGTGACCGAATACAGCGTGCGCTACCAGGTACGCTTCGAGGTCGACGACAGCAACGGGCAATCGCTGGTGGCGCTGCAGCGCATCGACATGTCGCGCGACTTCAGCTACGACGCGCTCAACACGGTCGGTACCGACGCGCAGATCGAAGAGATCCGCCGCAGCCTCAACGACGACATGGTGCAGGCGATCCTGTTCCGGCTGCAGGCCGCCGGTCGCCACCAGCTGGCCGAGCCGGCCACGGCGCCCGGCGCCGGCTGA
- the nadD gene encoding nicotinate-nucleotide adenylyltransferase produces MSPLAILGGTFDPIHLAHLAVAWEASELLDAEVRLMPAAVPPHRPPPIADATTRVAMLRAALCGQDRLLLDARELARGGPSYTIDTLAELRAEEGERPIVLLLGADAFAGLPQWHRWHALFDAAHIGVLSRPGGTHGWPAELAAEVAARSVADPRRLRERPAGMIVELDVTPLDISATRIRDLLAAGRNPRYLLPEALFGDPALLAPYRQS; encoded by the coding sequence ATGAGCCCGCTAGCCATCCTCGGCGGCACCTTCGATCCCATCCACCTCGCCCACCTGGCGGTGGCGTGGGAGGCGTCCGAACTGCTCGATGCCGAGGTGCGCCTGATGCCCGCCGCCGTGCCACCGCATCGGCCGCCACCGATCGCCGACGCCACCACCCGCGTGGCGATGCTGCGCGCCGCGCTGTGCGGACAGGATCGGTTGCTTCTGGACGCCCGCGAGCTGGCGCGCGGCGGCCCGTCGTACACCATCGACACGCTGGCCGAGTTGCGAGCGGAGGAGGGCGAACGGCCGATCGTGCTGCTGCTGGGCGCCGATGCCTTCGCCGGGCTGCCCCAGTGGCATCGCTGGCACGCGCTGTTCGATGCTGCGCACATCGGCGTACTGTCCCGGCCGGGCGGCACGCACGGCTGGCCCGCCGAACTGGCTGCGGAGGTGGCGGCGCGCAGCGTGGCCGACCCCCGTCGACTGCGCGAACGGCCGGCGGGAATGATCGTGGAGCTGGACGTCACCCCGCTGGACATCTCCGCGACCCGCATCCGCGACCTGCTCGCGGCGGGCCGGAACCCCCGCTACCTGCTGCCCGAGGCGCTGTTCGGCGACCCGGCGCTGCTGGCACCCTACCGCCAGTCCTAA
- the holA gene encoding DNA polymerase III subunit delta, protein MPLSSAQWNKLLASDRLAPAYLLAGEELLVLEAADALRARARELGYAEREVLEAGQHFDWDDLARSAAGMSLFASRRLLDLRLPTGRPGVEGAKAITAFCADPPPDVTLLITAVEWSNKHEGAWTRQVDAAGVLAVFNAPRPQEWAGWIGARLASRGLTATPDAAALLAERVEGNLLAAAQEIDKLVVLHGSGRIDAAEMENLVADSARYDAFKLTDAAFAGDGGRALRILAGLRGEGEDLIPLMGWLVNQLQLALRLANARDFAQQARAERLWPAREQLFRKALRRAPREHWLACLARASRIDRMAKGREWGEPWLEAERLIAAIAEPRAAAALR, encoded by the coding sequence ATGCCGCTGTCGTCCGCCCAGTGGAACAAGCTGCTGGCATCCGACCGGCTGGCGCCGGCGTACCTGCTGGCGGGCGAGGAGCTGCTGGTGCTGGAGGCCGCCGACGCGTTGCGCGCGCGCGCCCGTGAACTGGGCTACGCCGAGCGCGAGGTGCTCGAAGCGGGCCAGCATTTCGACTGGGACGACCTGGCGCGATCGGCCGCCGGCATGTCGCTGTTCGCCAGTCGCCGCCTGCTCGACCTGCGCTTGCCCACCGGGCGGCCGGGCGTGGAGGGAGCCAAGGCGATCACCGCGTTCTGTGCCGATCCGCCGCCGGACGTGACGCTGTTGATCACCGCGGTGGAGTGGAGCAACAAGCACGAGGGCGCCTGGACCAGGCAGGTCGACGCCGCCGGCGTGCTGGCCGTGTTCAACGCGCCCAGGCCGCAGGAGTGGGCCGGCTGGATCGGCGCGCGACTCGCCTCGCGCGGACTCACCGCCACGCCGGACGCCGCCGCGCTGCTGGCCGAGCGCGTCGAGGGCAACCTGCTCGCCGCGGCGCAGGAGATCGACAAGCTCGTCGTGCTGCACGGCAGTGGCCGCATCGATGCGGCCGAAATGGAGAACCTGGTCGCCGACAGCGCCCGCTACGATGCGTTCAAGCTCACCGACGCCGCCTTCGCCGGCGACGGCGGTCGCGCGCTGCGCATCCTGGCCGGCCTGCGTGGCGAGGGCGAGGACCTGATCCCGCTGATGGGCTGGCTGGTCAACCAGTTGCAGCTCGCACTGCGCCTGGCGAACGCCCGCGACTTCGCCCAGCAGGCGCGTGCCGAGCGGCTGTGGCCGGCGCGCGAGCAGTTGTTCCGCAAGGCCCTGCGCCGCGCGCCGCGCGAGCACTGGCTGGCCTGCCTGGCCCGCGCCTCGCGCATCGACCGCATGGCCAAGGGGCGCGAATGGGGCGAGCCGTGGCTGGAGGCCGAGCGGCTGATTGCCGCCATCGCCGAGCCGCGCGCGGCCGCGGCGCTGCGATGA
- the leuS gene encoding leucine--tRNA ligase: MQDSHEQASNEQGYQPQAVETAAQQYWSATRAYEVVEDPSRPKFYCLSMLPYPSGALHMGHVRNYTIGDVISRYQRMNGKNVLQPMGWDAFGLPAENAAIKNKTAPAKWTYRNIGHMREQLKRMGFAYDWTREFATCRPEYYRWEQLMFTRLMKKGMAYRRNAVVNWDPVDQTVLANEQVIDGRGWRSGAPVEKREIPQWFLKITDYAQELLDGLDTLPGWPDAVKTMQRNWIGRSEGMEIHFAVHGEEGAAAEPLTVFTTRPDTLMGVSFVSIAGEHPLALKAAQGNERLAAFLEELKHGGVSEAELETQEKRGMDTGLRAIHPVTGEPIPVWVANFVLMGYGTGAVMAVPGHDQRDWEFAQKYSLPIRMVIVDRGVLDAVQEIGHDLRQGVGANPMRAALHGSDTDAYETSAALRTVQEFERRLHEDAAWTERGILVNSGDYDGLDFAQAFEAIADRLEREGKGQRRVNWRLRDWGVSRQRYWGCPIPVIYCAKCGAVPVPEDQLPVVLPEDVEFSGVQSPIKADAGWRKCACPQCGGPAERETDTFDTFMESSWYYARYTSPGADGQVDARANYWLPVDQYIGGIEHAILHLLYFRFYHKLLRDAGLVHSDEPATNLLCQGMVIAETFYRENADGSKDWINPADVEIERDERARVVGARLKSDGQPVRIGGTEKMSKSKNNGVDPQAMVEKFGADTVRLFSMFAAPPEQSLEWSEAGVEGMARFLRRFWREVATHASQPDHPVVDPAALDAGQKAMRRQLHETIQKVGDDLGRRHSFNTAIAALMELLNALGKFTDMHDQGRAVRHEALEAMVLLLNPVVPHISHALWQVLGHPETVLENVPWPQPDPAALVRDSVTLAVQVNGKLRATIEAPANVSKEEAEAMARAQPQVQAHLEGLTVRKVIVVPGKIVNIVAG, translated from the coding sequence ATGCAGGACTCCCACGAACAGGCTTCGAACGAACAGGGCTACCAGCCGCAGGCGGTGGAAACCGCCGCGCAGCAGTACTGGAGCGCAACCCGTGCCTACGAGGTGGTCGAGGATCCCTCGCGCCCGAAGTTCTATTGCCTCTCGATGCTGCCGTATCCCTCCGGTGCGCTTCACATGGGCCACGTGCGCAACTACACCATCGGCGACGTGATCAGCCGCTACCAGCGCATGAACGGCAAGAACGTGCTGCAACCGATGGGCTGGGACGCGTTCGGCCTGCCGGCCGAAAACGCCGCGATCAAGAACAAGACCGCGCCGGCGAAATGGACCTACAGGAACATCGGGCACATGCGCGAGCAGTTGAAGCGCATGGGTTTCGCCTACGACTGGACGCGCGAATTCGCGACCTGCCGGCCCGAGTACTACCGCTGGGAACAGCTCATGTTCACGCGGCTGATGAAGAAGGGCATGGCCTACCGCAGGAACGCGGTGGTGAACTGGGACCCGGTCGACCAGACGGTGCTGGCCAACGAGCAGGTCATCGACGGCCGCGGCTGGCGTTCCGGCGCGCCGGTGGAAAAACGCGAGATCCCGCAGTGGTTCCTGAAGATCACCGACTACGCGCAGGAACTGCTCGACGGCCTGGACACGCTGCCGGGCTGGCCTGACGCGGTCAAGACCATGCAGCGCAACTGGATCGGCCGCTCGGAGGGCATGGAAATCCACTTCGCCGTCCACGGAGAAGAGGGGGCCGCAGCCGAGCCGCTGACCGTCTTTACCACGCGTCCCGACACGCTGATGGGCGTCTCCTTCGTCTCGATCGCCGGCGAGCATCCGCTGGCGCTCAAGGCCGCGCAGGGCAACGAGCGGCTGGCCGCGTTCCTGGAGGAGCTCAAGCATGGCGGCGTGTCCGAGGCCGAGCTGGAAACCCAGGAAAAGCGCGGCATGGATACCGGCCTTCGCGCCATCCACCCGGTCACCGGCGAGCCGATCCCGGTGTGGGTGGCCAACTTCGTGCTGATGGGCTACGGCACCGGCGCGGTGATGGCAGTGCCCGGGCACGACCAGCGCGACTGGGAATTCGCGCAGAAGTATTCGCTGCCGATCCGCATGGTCATCGTCGATCGCGGCGTGCTCGACGCAGTGCAGGAAATCGGTCACGACCTTCGCCAGGGCGTGGGCGCCAATCCGATGCGCGCCGCGTTGCACGGCAGCGACACCGATGCCTACGAGACTTCGGCCGCGCTGCGCACGGTGCAGGAGTTCGAACGTCGCCTCCACGAGGACGCCGCCTGGACCGAGCGCGGCATCCTGGTGAACTCGGGCGACTACGACGGGCTCGATTTCGCGCAGGCCTTCGAGGCGATCGCCGACCGCCTCGAGCGCGAGGGCAAGGGCCAGCGCCGGGTGAACTGGCGCCTGCGCGACTGGGGCGTCAGCCGCCAGCGCTACTGGGGTTGCCCGATCCCGGTGATCTACTGCGCCAAGTGCGGTGCGGTGCCGGTACCGGAAGACCAGCTGCCGGTGGTGCTGCCGGAGGACGTCGAGTTCTCGGGCGTGCAGTCGCCGATCAAGGCCGACGCCGGGTGGCGCAAGTGCGCCTGCCCGCAGTGCGGTGGCCCGGCCGAGCGCGAAACCGATACCTTCGACACCTTCATGGAGTCGAGCTGGTACTACGCCCGCTACACCAGCCCGGGCGCCGACGGCCAGGTCGATGCGCGCGCCAACTACTGGCTGCCCGTGGACCAGTACATCGGCGGCATCGAGCACGCGATCCTGCACCTGCTGTACTTCCGCTTCTATCACAAGCTCCTGCGCGACGCGGGCCTGGTGCACTCGGACGAACCGGCCACCAACCTGCTGTGCCAGGGCATGGTCATCGCCGAAACCTTCTACCGCGAGAACGCGGACGGCTCGAAGGACTGGATCAACCCGGCCGACGTCGAGATCGAGCGCGACGAGCGCGCGCGCGTGGTCGGCGCGCGCCTGAAGTCGGACGGCCAGCCAGTGCGCATCGGCGGCACCGAGAAGATGTCCAAGTCCAAGAACAACGGTGTCGATCCGCAGGCCATGGTGGAGAAATTCGGCGCCGACACGGTGCGCCTGTTCTCGATGTTCGCCGCGCCGCCGGAGCAGTCGCTGGAGTGGAGCGAGGCAGGCGTGGAAGGCATGGCCCGCTTCCTGCGCCGCTTCTGGCGCGAGGTGGCCACGCATGCCTCGCAGCCGGACCACCCGGTGGTCGACCCGGCCGCGCTCGACGCCGGCCAGAAGGCGATGCGCCGGCAGCTTCACGAGACCATCCAGAAGGTCGGCGACGACCTGGGTCGCCGGCATTCCTTCAACACCGCCATCGCGGCGCTGATGGAGCTGCTCAACGCACTGGGCAAGTTCACCGACATGCACGACCAGGGCCGCGCCGTGCGCCACGAAGCGCTGGAGGCGATGGTGCTGCTGCTCAATCCGGTGGTCCCGCACATCAGCCATGCACTGTGGCAGGTGCTCGGTCACCCGGAGACGGTGCTGGAGAACGTGCCATGGCCGCAGCCGGATCCGGCCGCCCTGGTACGCGACTCGGTGACCCTCGCGGTGCAGGTCAACGGCAAGTTGCGCGCTACCATCGAGGCGCCGGCCAACGTGTCGAAGGAAGAGGCCGAGGCCATGGCGCGAGCGCAGCCGCAGGTGCAGGCGCACCTGGAGGGGCTGACCGTGCGCAAGGTGATCGTGGTGCCTGGCAAGATCGTCAACATCGTCGCGGGATGA
- a CDS encoding TonB-dependent receptor plug domain-containing protein translates to MKLVSNNPGLAVKLGLALGGAVLGPASFAQDAPTGSTDTAQGQPDAQKAQQLQTITVTGSRIRSVDLETQQPVFVLSQEDIRKTGLTTVGDIVQRMTVVGTPAFTSASVLASNSEQGGSYIDMRNLGAQRVLVLVNGKRWSTSVSGYTDVSDIPAALIQRVEVLKDGASSVYGSDAIAGVVNFILNEDFTGAQFDATYGQNEKGDGETTNYALTLGAKGDKGSVVFNYTYNKQSPVWARSRALTASNYGPNHEGRLFLGPWGELYDPASGLDIVLNHDATTGASPSNDPANYHAWTGAPEDSFNASSQMLERTPTTLNSVFTHGTYNLSDNIAFKASGMYSERRAFSQIAGYPFSSGAFSDPVYLSGDSYFNPYPGTDFEVYRRTIELPRQTRNSTHTLHLDAGLEGWFDVGEREWNWDVGLSYNRNEGTLAGSGNLNRQAMALALGPSFLNADGVVQCGTPDAPLPLGTSLNQGQCTPFDIAGGPSASTPEALQFINALTNTRFGSSERAFTANITGGLFDLPAGEFAFAGGVESRQEKGYLYPDLASQSGNTTDLAANSTSGRYRVNEVYVEFNAPLLKDVPGAQSLSVDVASRYSHYSNFGSTTNNKYGFSWKPFEDLLVRGNYAEGFRAPTLDDTFGGGSQSFDTFLDPCDSAYGSAATNPAVAARCAADGVPAGFRQQQQNKTPITGPGGAQSLTAFNAGAGNAGLQPETAVTKTLGLVYSPGYVSGLDMSLDWYHIRVDNLISPISADYVLQQCYEQGSPTYCAQFGRDPATLQVVNLNRGNANLGYLETAGYDYSVHYRLPEFSFGQLVASLEGSYVTDYESQSSPDAVVDKEVGQWPYYRNRANLSLDWSRGDFGLTWILRYYSGVRDLCWDATAGIECNQPGYTSPSWGQIGANRHGATAFNDVQFRWTAPWKGQFRVGINNVFDKQPSINYQANSLGYNSASSVDPNLDLDRYLYVGYTQKF, encoded by the coding sequence ATGAAATTGGTTTCGAACAATCCTGGACTGGCGGTAAAACTCGGTTTGGCCCTCGGCGGCGCCGTACTCGGCCCCGCCTCGTTCGCGCAGGACGCGCCCACCGGCAGCACCGACACGGCCCAGGGGCAGCCGGATGCGCAGAAGGCGCAGCAGCTGCAGACGATCACGGTCACCGGCTCGCGCATCCGAAGCGTGGACCTGGAAACCCAGCAGCCGGTCTTCGTGCTGAGCCAGGAAGACATCCGCAAGACCGGCCTGACCACGGTCGGCGACATCGTCCAGCGCATGACGGTGGTCGGGACCCCGGCCTTCACCAGCGCCTCGGTGCTGGCGTCCAACTCGGAGCAGGGCGGCTCCTACATCGACATGCGCAACCTCGGCGCCCAGCGCGTCCTGGTGCTGGTCAACGGCAAGCGCTGGTCGACCAGCGTGTCGGGCTACACCGACGTTTCGGACATTCCTGCCGCGCTGATCCAGCGGGTCGAGGTGCTCAAGGACGGGGCGTCCTCGGTGTACGGTTCGGACGCCATCGCGGGCGTGGTCAATTTCATCCTCAACGAGGATTTCACCGGCGCCCAGTTCGACGCCACCTACGGGCAGAACGAGAAGGGCGACGGCGAGACGACCAACTACGCGCTCACCCTGGGCGCCAAGGGTGACAAGGGCTCGGTGGTGTTCAACTACACCTACAACAAGCAGAGCCCGGTGTGGGCACGCTCGCGCGCGCTGACCGCCAGCAACTACGGCCCCAATCACGAGGGGCGCCTGTTCCTGGGGCCGTGGGGCGAGCTCTACGACCCGGCGTCGGGCCTGGACATCGTGCTCAATCACGACGCCACCACCGGCGCCAGTCCGTCGAACGATCCGGCCAACTACCACGCATGGACCGGCGCGCCGGAGGACAGCTTCAACGCGTCGAGCCAGATGCTCGAGCGCACCCCGACCACGCTGAACTCGGTCTTCACCCACGGCACCTACAACCTGAGCGACAACATCGCGTTCAAGGCCTCGGGCATGTACTCCGAGCGCCGTGCGTTCTCGCAGATCGCCGGTTATCCGTTCAGTTCGGGCGCGTTCTCCGATCCGGTGTACCTGTCCGGTGACAGCTACTTCAACCCCTACCCGGGGACCGACTTCGAGGTCTACCGGCGCACCATCGAACTGCCGCGCCAGACCCGCAACAGCACGCACACGCTGCACCTGGACGCGGGCCTGGAGGGCTGGTTCGACGTGGGCGAGCGCGAGTGGAACTGGGACGTGGGCCTGTCCTACAACCGCAACGAGGGGACCCTGGCCGGCTCGGGCAACCTCAACCGGCAGGCCATGGCGCTGGCGCTCGGGCCCTCGTTCCTCAATGCCGACGGCGTCGTGCAGTGCGGAACGCCAGATGCCCCGCTGCCGCTTGGCACCAGCCTGAACCAGGGCCAGTGCACGCCCTTCGACATCGCCGGCGGACCATCCGCGTCCACACCGGAGGCGCTGCAGTTCATCAACGCGCTGACCAATACCCGCTTCGGCTCCTCCGAACGCGCCTTCACCGCCAACATCACCGGCGGCCTGTTCGACCTGCCCGCGGGCGAGTTCGCTTTCGCCGGCGGCGTCGAAAGCCGGCAGGAGAAGGGCTACCTGTACCCGGACCTGGCCAGCCAGTCGGGCAACACCACGGACCTCGCCGCGAACTCCACCTCAGGCCGCTACCGCGTGAACGAGGTCTACGTGGAGTTCAACGCGCCGCTGCTGAAGGACGTGCCCGGGGCGCAGTCGCTGTCGGTCGACGTGGCCAGCCGCTACTCGCACTACAGCAACTTCGGCAGCACCACCAACAACAAGTACGGCTTCTCCTGGAAGCCCTTCGAGGACCTGCTGGTCCGTGGCAATTACGCCGAAGGCTTCCGCGCGCCGACGCTGGATGACACTTTCGGCGGCGGCTCGCAGAGCTTCGACACCTTCCTCGATCCATGCGACAGCGCCTACGGCTCGGCCGCGACCAATCCCGCGGTGGCGGCCCGCTGCGCCGCCGACGGCGTCCCCGCCGGCTTCCGCCAGCAGCAGCAGAACAAGACGCCCATCACCGGGCCCGGCGGTGCGCAGAGCCTGACCGCCTTCAACGCGGGTGCCGGCAACGCCGGCCTGCAGCCGGAAACGGCGGTGACCAAGACCCTCGGCCTGGTCTACAGCCCCGGCTACGTCAGCGGCCTGGACATGTCGCTGGACTGGTATCACATCCGCGTGGACAACCTGATTTCGCCGATCAGCGCCGACTACGTCCTGCAGCAGTGCTACGAGCAGGGCTCGCCGACCTACTGCGCGCAGTTCGGCCGCGACCCGGCCACGCTGCAGGTGGTCAACCTCAACCGCGGCAACGCCAACCTGGGTTACCTGGAAACCGCCGGCTACGATTACTCGGTGCACTACCGCCTGCCGGAGTTCTCCTTCGGCCAGCTGGTCGCCTCGCTGGAAGGCTCCTATGTGACCGACTACGAGTCGCAGAGCAGCCCGGACGCGGTGGTGGACAAGGAGGTCGGGCAGTGGCCCTACTACCGCAACCGCGCCAACCTGTCGCTGGACTGGTCCAGGGGCGATTTCGGCTTGACCTGGATCCTGCGCTACTACAGCGGCGTGCGTGACCTGTGCTGGGACGCCACCGCCGGCATCGAGTGCAACCAGCCCGGCTACACCAGCCCGAGCTGGGGCCAGATCGGCGCCAACCGCCACGGCGCCACCGCGTTCAACGACGTGCAGTTCCGCTGGACCGCGCCGTGGAAGGGGCAGTTCCGCGTCGGCATCAACAACGTGTTCGACAAGCAGCCCTCGATCAACTACCAGGCCAACAGCCTGGGCTACAACAGCGCTTCCTCGGTCGATCCCAACCTCGACCTGGACCGTTACTTGTACGTGGGCTACACGCAGAAGTTCTGA